A window of Streptomyces armeniacus contains these coding sequences:
- the map gene encoding type I methionyl aminopeptidase gives MIEILNPTLLTRAAGTGALVADILHTLKGRSTAGTNLLDIDRWAKAMITEAGALSCYVDYAPSFGRGPFGHYICTAVNDAVLHGRPRDYALADGDLLTLDLAVSKGGVAADAAVSFLVGDGEHPESVAMINATERALAAGIAAAKPGARIGDLSHAIGTVLSEAGYAVNTQFGGHGIGSTMHQDPHVANTGRPGRGYELRPGLLLALEPWVMADTAELVTDADGWTLRSATGCRTAHSEHTIAITADGADILTLPKHMRP, from the coding sequence ATGATCGAGATCCTGAACCCCACCCTGCTGACCCGGGCAGCGGGCACAGGCGCCCTGGTCGCTGACATCCTGCACACGCTGAAGGGCCGCAGCACGGCAGGCACGAACCTGCTGGACATCGACCGGTGGGCCAAAGCCATGATCACCGAGGCGGGGGCCCTGTCCTGCTACGTCGACTACGCGCCGTCCTTCGGGCGCGGCCCGTTCGGCCACTACATCTGCACGGCCGTCAACGACGCCGTCCTCCACGGACGGCCCCGCGACTACGCGCTCGCCGACGGCGACCTGTTGACCCTCGACCTCGCCGTCTCCAAGGGCGGGGTCGCCGCGGATGCCGCCGTCAGCTTCCTCGTGGGCGACGGGGAGCACCCCGAGAGCGTCGCGATGATCAACGCGACCGAACGCGCGCTCGCCGCGGGCATCGCCGCCGCCAAGCCCGGGGCCCGCATCGGCGACCTCTCCCATGCCATCGGCACGGTCCTCAGCGAGGCGGGGTACGCGGTCAACACTCAGTTCGGCGGCCACGGCATCGGCTCAACGATGCACCAGGACCCGCACGTTGCGAACACCGGCCGCCCCGGCCGCGGCTACGAACTGCGCCCCGGACTGCTGCTCGCGCTGGAGCCGTGGGTCATGGCGGACACCGCCGAACTCGTCACCGACGCGGATGGTTGGACGCTCCGGAGCGCGACGGGCTGCCGTACGGCACACAGCGAGCACAC
- a CDS encoding helix-turn-helix transcriptional regulator, translating to MVRLPLTPADIERGQRLGALLRQARGERSMLDVALAAGVSPETLRKIESGRVATPAFPTIAAIADVLGLSLDTVWAEISRPGGALASADSASSGRRGARERLAS from the coding sequence ATGGTCAGGTTGCCGCTCACCCCCGCAGACATCGAACGCGGACAGCGCCTCGGCGCCCTCCTCCGCCAGGCCAGGGGGGAGCGCTCGATGCTTGATGTCGCGCTCGCCGCCGGGGTCTCGCCGGAAACCCTCCGGAAGATCGAGTCGGGCCGCGTGGCCACCCCCGCCTTCCCGACGATCGCAGCCATCGCCGATGTGCTCGGGCTCTCCCTCGATACGGTGTGGGCCGAGATCAGCCGGCCCGGCGGCGCGCTCGCCTCGGCGGATTCGGCGAGTTCAGGCCGCCGCGGCGCACGCGAGCGGCTGGCCTCGTAG
- a CDS encoding phytase has product MTRKRRSGAVALAAFLAVLAGTATVPAAGADDSSADSADSATAGAADRAALPGIAPRAETAAMFDDDEGGDANADDPAIWRNDADPDASLVIATAKTGGLRVYDLDAEEVQSIPAPEAPGPDDAPGRFNNVDLVHGMKLGPGPADLAVTSDRGSDKLRVHRIDGDRPDAPLTDVTDPSAPWIFSGSQDEVNEESTAYGLATFTDAATGRSYALVSQNATTAIALLELTATANGTVTYRHVRTVELPGTFTMPDGTAWSPCGDPGEGPQVEGMVVDPETDTLFAGQEDVGVWRMPADLTGGPVIQDKVREYGVPAEYDEPSDECVPGEDPGFGGTHVSADVEGLTLLRQDEGDGYLLTSSQGDSSFAAFDREASDDYEYEGGFRVTAASGTLDGSEECDGADVLNEPLGARYPDGLLVVQDGHTEPEDGDREATGFKFVDLADVLDALDD; this is encoded by the coding sequence ATGACCAGAAAGAGACGTTCCGGTGCCGTCGCACTGGCCGCGTTCCTGGCGGTACTCGCCGGCACCGCGACGGTGCCCGCGGCGGGAGCCGACGACAGCTCCGCGGACAGCGCCGACAGCGCCACCGCGGGCGCCGCCGACCGTGCCGCACTGCCCGGGATCGCTCCCCGTGCCGAGACCGCCGCGATGTTCGACGATGACGAGGGCGGCGACGCCAACGCCGACGACCCGGCGATCTGGCGCAACGACGCCGACCCGGACGCCAGCCTCGTGATCGCCACCGCCAAGACAGGCGGCCTGCGCGTCTACGACCTCGATGCCGAGGAGGTGCAGTCCATCCCCGCACCCGAGGCGCCCGGCCCCGACGACGCCCCGGGCCGCTTCAACAACGTCGATCTCGTACACGGCATGAAGCTGGGCCCGGGCCCCGCCGACCTGGCCGTCACCAGCGACCGCGGCAGCGACAAGCTGCGTGTCCACCGCATCGACGGCGACCGGCCCGATGCCCCGCTCACCGACGTCACGGACCCCTCCGCGCCGTGGATCTTCTCCGGCTCGCAGGACGAGGTCAACGAGGAGAGCACCGCGTACGGCCTCGCCACCTTCACCGACGCCGCGACCGGCCGCTCGTACGCGCTGGTCAGCCAGAACGCGACCACCGCCATCGCGTTGCTGGAACTGACCGCGACGGCGAACGGCACGGTCACCTACCGGCACGTCCGCACCGTCGAGCTGCCCGGCACCTTCACGATGCCCGACGGCACCGCCTGGTCCCCCTGCGGCGACCCCGGCGAGGGGCCGCAGGTCGAGGGCATGGTCGTCGACCCGGAGACGGACACGCTCTTCGCCGGCCAGGAGGACGTCGGCGTCTGGCGCATGCCGGCCGATCTGACGGGCGGGCCGGTGATTCAGGACAAGGTCCGCGAGTACGGCGTCCCCGCCGAGTACGACGAACCGTCCGACGAGTGCGTGCCCGGGGAGGACCCCGGCTTCGGAGGCACGCATGTGTCCGCCGACGTGGAGGGGCTGACGCTGCTGCGGCAGGACGAGGGGGACGGCTACCTCCTCACCTCCAGCCAGGGCGACAGCAGCTTCGCCGCGTTCGACCGCGAGGCCTCCGACGACTACGAGTACGAGGGCGGCTTCCGCGTGACCGCCGCGTCCGGAACCCTCGACGGCTCCGAGGAGTGCGACGGCGCGGACGTGCTCAACGAGCCGCTGGGCGCCCGCTACCCGGACGGCCTGCTGGTCGTACAGGACGGCCACACGGAACCGGAGGACGGCGACCGGGAGGCCACGGGCTTCAAGTTCGTCGACCTCGCCGACGTCCTGGACGCCCTCGACGACTGA